The genomic DNA tgtttgttttactttgggctaaaagttAATACTAAATTATTcttaaaaattgcccctttattggagcttcccATATATCCTCTCTGGTATTTGTctgtttcaaataaggggtgggagtATCCGAACAGTTCCTGCCAGAAACACGGAAGCCAATCACAGTCAACACAAGCAAAAACAGacttcagttctctatcaggtcagtctagctgcAGACTGGTTCCTATCACACAGTGCTGACTGCCAGTGGATTCCCTGAACACCCTAGGAAAGGAGGCCGTGAGAAATGCTGAGTTGGGTGGGATTAGTAGGctttttacagaaatattcagTAAATCAGCCAGATATGCTACTTTTTAAGAAcaatccttctatatttaaaagtataatgcactggcacatttctgtatttcacacaaatttatcctttaataaaagtaattcTGGCCAGAAAAGCTATAATAGTTAAAGATTATTTCCCCATGGATTTTCTGAAAGCTTCAGCTagaattttatttgcaaaatgctCTATAGCagaaagacagtagggcaacagcTAGCTTGGGTTCCCCTGTGTGCTGAACCAGAGGACTTTTAAGCACGTTTATCAGCGTCTGCAGTTTAAATTTGTgctcacattacatttttgtttcttttcgcACAGCTTTGGGAGTAAACTtcagtcacaaataaaaaaaatcatagttttttgtGGGTCCTTTGGGGCACAGCTTTTGCAAAAATCCAAGggggagtaaagctggccatagacgcaaagatccgatcgtacgaatcgtggattcgtacgattttcggaccatgtgtggagagtcccgacatttttcgtccgtcggagatcggtcgtttggtcgatcggacaggttagaaaatttctgtcgcctgccgataatatctctgcgtgtattgccgatcgtacgattttcagagggagactgtcactagtgttgtcagacataagtatcgtacgattgctgtcaggggcagaacattgggtgatctgttcttatttgatcggaatggtaaagacttgatctgaatggttagtggagggtcgggagatgggaaagtccgatcgtacgttgattcgtacgatcggatctttgcgtctatggccagcttaagtcgtTTGGTgggcagttcagtgtaaaaataaaaactgggtaaatacgctgtgcaaaataaaaaatgtttcaaatattgttagccaaaaatgagtGATTCAATGTCTAATATAGTAGCCAGAATccagcttcctgcttttcagttctctaactctgagttagtcagcaacttaaagtgaggccacataggacataaatattcagtgagtttgcaattgatccttagcatgcagctcagattcaaaagcaacggtcatgacccatgtgcctcttatctgattagttactgcttggtaaccagtcagtggaaaccaaggaatttgcacagcaggaagtagtgttctggctattgttattatgatagacatccagtcactccagccttcatacgttacatttttggcaaactatatTAGGAActtcttttattttgtacagcctatctatttacccagtttttatttttatacttcaaaatatttttatactttagtCTTATTGATCCTTTAGAATGTTATTGTTATAAGTCTTCCTGGTATTCCATATTCAGATTTAAAATGTCTTCATGATTTACCACAATATTTAATTTTAGGTATgatttaccaatatatttaattCTAGGTATATCTTTTGAGAGAAGCTAGCAGGGATGTGGGATCAAAGTGGACAACCTTGGCAGCAATGGCCATTAAATCAGCAACAGTGGATGGAGTCATTTCAGCAGCAACAGGATCCAAGTAAGTGGACATCCATCATTTAGTGGCGTATTAAGGATATTTTGAGATTAAATGTTAAGTAAATCATGTGAGCTAATGtatgttaaagtggttgttcgcctttgtgtttacttgtggtatgatgtagagggtgaaaATCTGAGACcgttttgcagttggttttcattttttacaatttgttgAAATATCAATCTGGAGAGCTACTAAATAcgttaaataacaaaaaccacaatctggttgctaaggaccatattaccctagcaaccatgcactgatttgcgtaccagactagaatatgaatagaagacctgaatagaaagatgagtaataaaatgtagctataactatacatgtgtagctttacagagcctttgtttttttagatggggtcggtgacccctgtttgaaagctggaaacaatcaCAAAAACTCTTAAATCTCTTGAagtttctataacatactaaaagttaatgtacaggtgaactacccctttaaaaacaaatatatgcttTAAGGGTCCATTTGTCCCTGCTGCCCCAGATGCAGAGCAGTCCTACATGTATGCTGCAGGTCCCTATATGTGCAGTGTTAGTAGTCCTTTAATAATGCATTTGGTAATCTTTCATGGTTTGatgagtaaaatgaaaaaaaaatcttatgcaAAAGAAAGATTGttacaagggttgttcaccttccaacacttttcagttcagttgttttcatatagttCACCAGAGATACTtgtattactttttaaaggggacatatagcatacataCATCACAGTtcatcaaaccatgtaaaatagaagaaatcgtttttattttaataacttttgggTGAAAAACATCTGTATTGGCTTgaaaactgtgctcagccctCCCCTTTACAACTTCCTGTACAGGAGTTTCTAGTATCAGGCTCTGGAGCCACCGGCACCTTCTGCCTAAGTTACAGAGCAGCAGCCACTGAGGGAGTAGTCGGTGTGTCAGACATCAGTTCACCCTTTCCtttccctctctgtcctgttcctttcctcctcccctccctgcactGTTAATTTAACCCCCTCCCTGCACTGGTCATTTTTCTCCCTGTGTTATTAATGTGTTATTTTTCAGCtaatgtctttctaaagcagctgtgggaagggtctaaattgatacatttcattgatacatttttatatctttgtccctgttaaaggggatctatggtcaaaATCGAATCTTTCCCTAGGCTTTGAGGAATGATAAGTAATGTAACTGCAATGCATTGTTTTTACGGTTTTGATGCTATAATAGCCGTTACCTTGCCTGTCACTGTATTCCCCCAGAATCTGCTCAGTTCACTTGTAAAGAAAACCTCACAGCCAGCGGCCGTCTCATCTGCCTGACCTGCTCACCAATGAAAAACGGTGGGCGGTTATTTTTACAGATCAAATTTTCAGAAGTGCACACAGCTGAGGGGGAGACTCAAGAGAGAGGGGGGAAGTCTAGCAAAAGCAATGAAATAACCACAGTGATATTACAGAACAGCACATGTTTTTTATTCCCACTACACTGTTAATGAATCAGCACGATCTCCATGTGCTCGCTGAAATGCTTCCTGCTTTTTCTGACTGTGCCCGTCTGCATGCAAGGAGATTGCGCTGATTCGTTAACAATCGCTGCAATGCTTCCTGCTTTTTCTGCTGGTGCCGTCCTAGCATTGCAGCGAATACCGCCTAATGTTTTTTCATTGGTGGGTGGGTGGGTTAGGCAGATGAGATGGCTGCTGACCATGAGGTTTTCTTTACAAGTGAACTGAGCAGATTCTGGGGGAATACACTGGCAGGCAAGGTAACGGCTATTATAGCATCAAgcccgtaaaaaaaaaatgcattgcaattacaaataactttataatcaTTCCTCAAAGCCTAGGAAAGATTATAGATTCCAACCATAGATCCACTTTAAGCAGAATGCCAGagattcattaaaggcagctatttGAATTGATATAATTGCcaatgctgttgagaaatgtatgaactaaatgtaACATTGtaactaatgcagcaaattgaaACACTCAGAGTGTGTATGGATAACAACTGCCAGGGTGAAACACCAGACAcatgaacaaatgaaaaaaacgtttaaaataaaaatgaaaagcaatagtAAAACGtctatttctgatgaacaatctgaactgGAAAACttatttggaagatgaacaacctctttacaTCCTTTTACTCCCTATATGTCCCGTCCCATAAAGACCAAAAAGGACACTGGTATATTGATAACTAGAAGTGATGTTCATTACTATAAGTTTTTCCTTCCAGGGCCCTCCACAGTGTCAGGCTATAATTTTGATATTTGACTGATATCACATGCCACATGGAATAACTGGTAGTTTGAGTGTTCTTCTAAACCGGTCTTTTGTTTTCAGGCCAAATAGACTGGGCTTCTTTAGCACAGGCATGGATTGCTCAAAGAGAGACAACAGGACAAAGTATAGTTGAGCAGCAAAATATGATGCCTAATGGACAGGATCTACCCCCAATGGAGCCGGGGCCTAACAATCATGCCAGTTTTCAGGGAGATCCAAACTTTAATAGAATGTGGCAGCCTGGTAAGTATTTTGAGATTTTGCTTGTTTTAACATCAATAGTAGTTGTATGTGATTATACTGTTAAACCATAACTATTACATTAAATGTAGCAATATTTCATTTTTGCAGAATGGGGAGGTATCCATCATCAACCACCCCCACATCACCCTCCTCCTGAACAGCCGTGGATGCCTCCTGCTCCAGCTCCAATGGACATTGTTCCTGTACCTGAAGACAGCAATAGCCAGGACAGTGGAGACTTTACAGCTGAAAACCGACATATGTTTAACCAGAATAATCACAACTTTGGGGGACCTCCTCCTGAAAATTTTCCAATGGGACCCGTAAATCAGTATGATTATCAggtgaaaaaaaagtcatttttggtATAAATGTTCCTACTCTTATATGTGTTTTTGATGGGTAGAGTTGTTTGTAAAAAGAATAAACTGTGCAGATTTCTTAAACCTCCACACTTTCTGTGCagctttatactttttttttttttgtccaacagCATGGCTCTGGTTTTGGTCCTCCTTCAGGAGGATTTCATCCACCTTATTGGCAACAGGGACCACCAGGACCTCCAGGTCCTCCAGCTCCACCTCCAAACCGCAGGGAAAGGTCCTCCTTTAGAGAAAGGCAACGTTCACCTGTACCTGTTCCTCCAAAGCAAGAGCCTTTGCAGATTggtatgtggatttttttttactctgtactGTTTGTCATTTACTAGTAAATGAAAAAGGAGATAACTGAAAAGATGTTAAAAATTGTTGTCTTTGGCCTACCTCAGCTTCAAACTattctaaaatgttattgtttgtgaCTTATTTGGATAGACTTCTCTTTCACTGACTAGTTATTTTTtgacaaaattgtatttttgggtttacatcccatTTAGCTATATTACACaggtcattttatatatttttttgtcttatAGTAGAAATGTAGTGACTACACTAACATACTGAAAGCTTATGTAGAGTTGAACTATGTTTTGAAACTAGCTTTCATTATGTATCCTACTGTACTGTGTTCTTGATTTGTTTACTTTTTGTGTTAATATAAGATGCGGTTAAGCGAAGAACACTGCCAGCATGGATTCGTGAAGGACTTGAAAAGATGGACAGGGAAAAGCAGAAGAAGTTGGAACGTGAAAGAATGGAACAGCAGCGGTCGCAgatgaaaagagagagaaataacCATGATTACACTGAAGAGGAAGATGGCCCTCATTTGccccaaaaaagcaagtttgtgagtgtaaaatagaaataatatatatttagatttagtATATGCTTTAGTTTTGtttgtctgtttgttttttattacctCCTAGATGGGGGCTATCAGAGAATAGGTGCAAGTGAAGTTAAACTTCAAACTTTTATTGGTTAACACTTTTTGATGTTCTGTTGCTAAATATATCCTGTCGTCTTCGAacagcatattttaaaatgttgtaggGTTGTAGCCTTTTCCTTTCTAGTCTGACTTATTTTGATCACTCTTATGGTTAGCTCTAATCGCTCCAAATTGTAAAGCAGTGTAAATAATTGATTTCATATATCTTCcgttacatacatttttttgccaaGAAAAACTTTACCAAGCATTGTTTTACTCACAAATACatgccatttttaaaattaaataagcttttgtttttagtggataagaaatttgtgaaaatgtatgtacATGCCCAACAAAAAAATGGTAGATGGCAGATTTTCTCTATAGAAACTAGAAATCTCTAAATGTAACATTTATATGTAGCTATAACTATGTCTGGCTGcaggttatactgtatttattttttctttgcaggacagtgatgaagaagatgatgatgaaaATGCAGAGGACCAAGTTAGTGCTAAAGGCAGCCGTAGCCCTTCACCAGCCCCACAAGAGGAGAATAATGAATCAGAATTCACAGAAGAAGAACGGGCATATCAAATGGTAAACATTAATATCTGATTCTTGTTTCTTCAATTTCATATCATTTTGTGAATTCTGGAAGTTTCTGTCAGTATACCAATAACCTGcataccaaataaaatatttaactatCTTTAACGTGATTATTTTATTTCACTGCTGTCAAAAAGTTATTTTCATTGTCCTAAATTTTTTCTACTTGTATCTTTTATTTGTCCTAGATGATTCTGACAAAGATGTTGCTAACGGAAATTCTTTTGGATGTTACAAATGAAGAAATCTATCATGTTGCTAAAGAAACACACCGTAAAGCAACAAAAGGTAACCTATCATTTTTGCATGGCTTTGTTATATTAAATCCTGGGGAACTTTTTGGCTAAATCTACTCTTAGATATGCCATTCATTATGTATGATCCCAAAGAAGGACAAGGGGTTCACAAAGAGGATTATTATTTCTATGCCAGAGAAATGGCTTTGATAAGATGTTCTTAATTTAAATCTCGACATGTGCTTTAttaatattgcattatattttactGTGCCAGCTACCTGTGGCACTCTCCACAAAAAGCACTTAATTGTAGTTTGATTATGTGTGGGAAAATATGCTGTAAAGTAGTGTCATTGCAAGATATCCTACCTACAAAATAATAGCATGATGAAAGCTATGTTAAACAgccaatttgtttttattcaattaaataaaaacatcgTTTTACATAACCTACATTTTTCTAGTGACTGTAATAGCATTTATTCTTAATATATGTTACCAGAATTGGGGTAATGCAGATCTGATTTTATCCACTGGATGCTGTATTTTAAcctttcttctctcccccaaatagcaACACTAGTAATAAATTTTGCATAGAAGCTCATGACTTTGAGGTCGTGGCTATGTGTGTTAACATGTTGTTCCTGTTGTTGATGTGATACAAAGCTCCTGCAAGGCAGCTGGCGCAGTCCAGTGCACTGTCTTCCCTTACTGGACTCGGTAAGTATGATCCATGATTTCTGGAGGGGGGGGTTTGGctgtaactttatttgtaaattatctgCATGGATTTAAACAGCATGTACATGTCTTTCCAATGTAGCCATAAAAATGAATCTGCATAGTCTTTCCTGATTATATGAACTAAACTGTAAATGTCCAgacgttaaaggagaagaaaagctaccgaagcagtttattgccaatagattagcctcaatagtgctatagcactatatttattctgtaaaatgctttatcatacctgagcaaacaactctagaagctttctctgtttgttaggatagcagctgccatattagtgtgacatcacttcctgcctgagtctctccctgctcactcatagctctgggctcagattacagcagggaggggggaaaagcgaggagcaaactgagcatgctcaatcccgagccctagaggtttatgctgaaaacaggaagtttgatacagaagcccatgtggacacaatagaaggaaataaatagtgtttattttgacaggggactcagagcagcattcctTTGAGGGTAtagtgatgtatttatatagtcctTTCTGAAAAAACTtatttagttttagcctttccttctcctttaatgccagaCCTACAGGAAGTTGCATGAAGTAGAATGGACTGGGTTATAGGATTCCATCTGTGTTTGAGCAGGAATGAAAATTCACAAACGCAACATTgttcaaaaaagaagaaaaaatacttttctcctGCGCTTGTTATTAAGATGTACTCAAGATGGAATCATTTTGTTTCTCTGTAGTGCTAACTTCCAAATTCACTGTTAATCTTAGAATACAAAAGTAATCTTTTTCTGTCCATCTGataatgtaaatttaaatattaGCCAAATTTCATCCACCAAAAGTACTGATTTGCTTACTCTGACGAGATAAAACTGCATTCTAAATGTGCATCTTTAATTCCTGGCAGAAAACGTCACATACTAGTTGGTTATACTACAGTtatgctaaactttttttgtagttttaagtGACCATGATAATTTTGTagctatatttatttgtaaatagcaAATTATCTTAATATGACGTTTTCTTTTGTGTAGCAAATACTAATCTTTGGCTAAAATGACCAATGAAAATAGCAGCAGTtcttttgtgccttaaagggatgttcacctttacaaaacatatttgtaattattgccattaaaaaaaatgcagttgccCATAAcacccaatcagcaggtagcatttactgtcacctgtttaaaagcaaacaccttattggttgcaATAGGTTACTGATCCTGGGCAAACGTAAAGGGGTTTGTTAATTAGCGAATTGCAGCCTTATGAGTCCCAAAGCTCTCTCAAAAGTTTGGAGCATTGCTGCATGATTAGTGCACATGCCCTTCATCTTCATGGTCATTTTGCATATCACAGATTATCTGTttagacactatggggcatattaacactggagacaaacatcactggtgatgttgcttatagcaaccaatccaatCAATCCAATCTTTGCATTTGTtatctaacttgtaggtgaccaaatctaattgctgattggttgcaatgggcaacatcaccagtgatatttGTCCGGTTTTAATAAACACACCCCATAATTAGTTCTAATGTTAGCAGCTAGTCTGATTAAGGACACACAAATGAACATTAAGAGGTCGCATTGCAGGATTGGGCATTCATATGTTAACAAGGTATCTAACTTGAAAACTatgcatataatataataacaataaactgcaaatatgttttatatgaagAAAATGGTTGGTTGAGTGTCTTACTCTGTGCCATTATTCAGtggtttgtaaaatatagggggggggggaatcaaaaCGAATCCATGATTGTCAGTTGTCTTCACACACAGCTTTTGGTTTGTTTTGTGAGTTAAACCCTACACAAGCATTGCTATCAGTCTCTtcaaaaagtggtttaaagtgCTCTTTGCACTGTTATATGTAATGGAAAACCTAAGCAtgtcagagaaaaaaaagtttacatggAAGTGTATGCTTAATATCTGGTTATATTcagagttttagaaactttggtTGTACATGTGAAAAGGATACTTTGCAATGTGATGGACTGGGCTTTATGCATACAGGTGGACTGGGTAGCTACGGATCAGAGGAAAGTGAAGATGATAGGAGTGACAGAGGCTCGGAATCATCTGATACTGATGAAGAAGAGCTACAACATCGTATACGTCAGAAGCAGGAAGCCTTTCGGAGAAAAGAAAGAGAGCAGCAGATACTTGAAAGGCAGTTTGAAGGTAATGCccttttcttttgtgtgtgtgtgtgtatacaattTATATAAGCTACTCTGCTTTAGAATAATACACTTTATGGCATACTAATTCTCTATAATATATGACTAGTTTGAAGAAATCAATCAGTTGCAATAAAACCCCTTTTTAGAGGGTGGATATActgctatttaaaataaaaactgtcaaatttatatttcaagatattaaaatAAGCAAACCTATCTGTTATATATGATGTAGAGCTCAAAAGCTAAAAGTGTCTTGTAGTTTGGGAAACAGATTTATATTGTTTACCTCTTCTCACCAAGTTGTTAATGTCAGTGACAGGCAATTTGTGTCCATCTAAAGATTGCTAAGCAGTAAGGCCCCTTAAACACTGGTAAATAAGAAACTTGCAGCACCCTGTCAAACAGTCAAAAGCATTTAGCTGACATTGCAGACCTTGTTTTTTATCACCTGGGACTCAATCACTCCCAGTGCTCAAAACAGGTGTCATCTGTAGTTTTTAaggatttctctttttttttttttttttttaaataatgtagtgCTATTCACAAACAGGCCAGGTGTGCATTCTAGGATTCATTTGCCTTCTCTTCAAAAAGCAatacaaattaaattataatttataatataattgtaAGTATTGTCACAGTTTTGGAGGTTAGTGAGCAAACTTGCTGCCCTGCAGAGTGTATACTTACCTGTTTTAGATTAAAGTGATTATTTGGTAATTTCACGAGTGTTTGTTCTGAAGGGAAAGTCGTTCAACTAGAGTAAGGGTGGAGTTAACAAAAAGGTAAAATGTTGGActaaagataatacaaaaaaaactgtaaaaaacaaaGCAGTTGGAGAAGAAATCAATTTTCAATTTTGGGGATAGAAGTCCATAATTAAAGGGTGaaagttaaagtaaaaaaatttggaaaaaaggctgtgcataataaaagCTTGTGTTCATGTGTGGTGTATTTGTCAGGGTTGCGTATACTGGTAGAATACTTTGACCATTCTTGAGCAATGTGAAAGGACTGTTACCTACAGATATTTTTGTATATGTTGGTGTTCTCGGCTGGTCTTGatgttaaaaatcaaaaatggggccttagtgcaaaataataaaaattgaaaacttgTGCCCGAGAATTGTATGAGTTGCAACTTGTCTTTTCAGTCCTGTATGAAATGATTGATTGTAAGTTGTCTATTTACTCGATTCACTTTACGTTTAAAATGTGTTTGTGGTTACAATGTTatataacaaaatacatatagacaaatacaagagtcctttgcactcaacccattatcaatatatttaagacagagaaattttgtgcatactgctactgaaaaatgccttaccctttaaacaaaacagggattgtttgtccatatattgcaatgtatttaagatggccaactacgtcagtcatacCCCACTtgctaaaattagttttttgttgttgttgttgttttttagaggaaaaacaacAAAAGGAATCAAAAGAAAAGGAACCAAGTGAGCCAGAAACAGACTTCCCTAGGGAAATAGAAGTACATGAAAAGATAAAAGCTGAGCAAGATGTGGATaatgataagaaaaaaaatcatagtgaAGTATTGCCTTCCccagaaatgaaaaaagaaatcaaagaaaAGCTTTTAGTCAGGAAGTCCAGGAGCTTAAGTAGCagcagtagcagtagtagtagtagtagtagcagtatagatcgcagcagtagcagcagcccCTCTAGTTCCTTTAGCTCTAGTTCCTCCAGTAGCCATAGCTCATCTCGCTCCTCCCCAAAGAGGAAAAGAAGACGTGGCCGTAGTCGATCCATGTCACGAAAAGTGAGGAGGAGCAGAAGCAGTAGTCGTGTACGAAAGAATAGGAGGGAAAGCAAAAGCAGAGAAAAAATTAGTGAGAGAAGGAGATCAAGTAAGAATAGTGTGGAAAAGGAGAAACGTAGAGAACGAAGCCGCAGCAGAGAAAAGAGAACTAATCGCTCTAGGGAGAGGTGTATTGGTCGTAGTAGAAGTAGAGATAGACGCAGAAGTCGTAGCAGGAGCAGGCACAAGCACAAGGGAAGTAGCAGGGATAGAGAGTGGGCAAGAAGTAAAAGTAAGGAGATAGACAGGAAGAAACGGGAGCAGGAAAAGGacaagagaaaggaaaaaattaaGAGGGAAGAAAAAGGTAGTAAATATCCTGTTCCAGCTGAAGATAGGGTAAGGAGTAGGAGGGAAAGTGAAAGGAAATTAACACGCAGTGATTCCTCGTTATCAAAGATGTCACGGCAGGATTCTAGGCAAGATGGCAAGAAAGGCTCCACCAAAGAAAGTAATAAACGCTCTACATCTAGTGGAAGGAGCAGTTCAGAATCGCCTGTCCTCTACAAGGATAAAAAGGCTAAGAAATCAAAACGCAGCAGATCACATTCTGTGGAGAAATCGCAAAGGTCTGGTAAGAAGGCAAGCCGCAAACACAAGTCTAAGACCCGATCAAGGTAGTACACTTTTTCTATATATTGTCTACTTGTCTTATTTTCTATGTTGTTGTTACTTTGTTTACCTGTCAAGCTTTTCTTTGTTTATgttgaaatgttttctttgtttatgTTGAAATGTTAAGTCCTAACTAATACTGgtcttacatttttttccttttacagatCATCATCTCCTGTACGTCGTAAACGCTGATTAAATATGTCTCAGAAGGcattattatgtttaaaaaaaattccatgagTTTTAAGGGCTTGTCTCATTCTAGAGGCAGATAAAGGTTACGTAggtgtagaatttttttttttccttccctttctctcctttttaaaaatgttcatatatTCCAATTCTCTGCTTCTAAAAAAAGCTAATATTAAAGCCTCTTTGTATTGCATAGTTTTCGAAACATTAGTAATAAGTCATTTTATTT from Xenopus laevis strain J_2021 chromosome 5S, Xenopus_laevis_v10.1, whole genome shotgun sequence includes the following:
- the pnisr.S gene encoding PNN-interacting serine/arginine-rich protein S homeolog isoform X1, yielding MWDQSGQPWQQWPLNQQQWMESFQQQQDPSQIDWASLAQAWIAQRETTGQSIVEQQNMMPNGQDLPPMEPGPNNHASFQGDPNFNRMWQPEWGGIHHQPPPHHPPPEQPWMPPAPAPMDIVPVPEDSNSQDSGDFTAENRHMFNQNNHNFGGPPPENFPMGPVNQYDYQHGSGFGPPSGGFHPPYWQQGPPGPPGPPAPPPNRRERSSFRERQRSPVPVPPKQEPLQIDAVKRRTLPAWIREGLEKMDREKQKKLERERMEQQRSQMKRERNNHDYTEEEDGPHLPQKSKFDSDEEDDDENAEDQVSAKGSRSPSPAPQEENNESEFTEEERAYQMMILTKMLLTEILLDVTNEEIYHVAKETHRKATKAPARQLAQSSALSSLTGLGGLGSYGSEESEDDRSDRGSESSDTDEEELQHRIRQKQEAFRRKEREQQILERQFEEEKQQKESKEKEPSEPETDFPREIEVHEKIKAEQDVDNDKKKNHSEVLPSPEMKKEIKEKLLVRKSRSLSSSSSSSSSSSSSIDRSSSSSPSSSFSSSSSSSHSSSRSSPKRKRRRGRSRSMSRKVRRSRSSSRVRKNRRESKSREKISERRRSSKNSVEKEKRRERSRSREKRTNRSRERCIGRSRSRDRRRSRSRSRHKHKGSSRDREWARSKSKEIDRKKREQEKDKRKEKIKREEKGSKYPVPAEDRVRSRRESERKLTRSDSSLSKMSRQDSRQDGKKGSTKESNKRSTSSGRSSSESPVLYKDKKAKKSKRSRSHSVEKSQRSGKKASRKHKSKTRSRSSSPVRRKR
- the pnisr.S gene encoding PNN-interacting serine/arginine-rich protein S homeolog isoform X2, with translation MWDQSGQPWQQWPLNQQQWMESFQQQQDPSQIDWASLAQAWIAQRETTGQSIVEQQNMMPNGQDLPPMEPGPNNHASFQGDPNFNRMWQPEWGGIHHQPPPHHPPPEQPWMPPAPAPMDIVPVPEDSNSQDSGDFTAENRHMFNQNNHNFGGPPPENFPMGPVNQYDYQHGSGFGPPSGGFHPPYWQQGPPGPPGPPAPPPNRRERSSFRERQRSPVPVPPKQEPLQIDAVKRRTLPAWIREGLEKMDREKQKKLERERMEQQRSQMKRERNNHDYTEEEDGPHLPQKSKFDSDEEDDDENAEDQVSAKGSRSPSPAPQEENNESEFTEEERAYQMMILTKMLLTEILLDVTNEEIYHVAKETHRKATKGGLGSYGSEESEDDRSDRGSESSDTDEEELQHRIRQKQEAFRRKEREQQILERQFEEEKQQKESKEKEPSEPETDFPREIEVHEKIKAEQDVDNDKKKNHSEVLPSPEMKKEIKEKLLVRKSRSLSSSSSSSSSSSSSIDRSSSSSPSSSFSSSSSSSHSSSRSSPKRKRRRGRSRSMSRKVRRSRSSSRVRKNRRESKSREKISERRRSSKNSVEKEKRRERSRSREKRTNRSRERCIGRSRSRDRRRSRSRSRHKHKGSSRDREWARSKSKEIDRKKREQEKDKRKEKIKREEKGSKYPVPAEDRVRSRRESERKLTRSDSSLSKMSRQDSRQDGKKGSTKESNKRSTSSGRSSSESPVLYKDKKAKKSKRSRSHSVEKSQRSGKKASRKHKSKTRSRSSSPVRRKR
- the pnisr.S gene encoding PNN-interacting serine/arginine-rich protein S homeolog (The RefSeq protein has 1 frameshift compared to this genomic sequence), which gives rise to MPVFQGDPNFNRMWQPEWGGIHHQPPPHHPPPEQPWMPPAPAPMDIVPVPEDSNSQDSGDFTAENRHMFNQNNHNFGGPPPENFPMGPVNQYDYQHGSGFGPPSGGFHPPYWQQGPPGPPGPPAPPPNRRERSSFRERQRSPVPVPPKQEPLQIDAVKRRTLPAWIREGLEKMDREKQKKLERERMEQQRSQMKRERNNHDYTEEEDGPHLPQKSKFDSDEEDDDENAEDQVSAKGSRSPSPAPQEENNESEFTEEERAYQMMILTKMLLTEILLDVTNEEIYHVAKETHRKATKAPARQLAQSSALSSLTGLGGLGSYGSEESEDDRSDRGSESSDTDEEELQHRIRQKQEAFRRKEREQQILERQFEEEKQQKESKEKEPSEPETDFPREIEVHEKIKAEQDVDNDKKKNHSEVLPSPEMKKEIKEKLLVRKSRSLSSSSSSSSSSSSSIDRSSSSSPSSSFSSSSSSSHSSSRSSPKRKRRRGRSRSMSRKVRRSRSSSRVRKNRRESKSREKISERRRSSKNSVEKEKRRERSRSREKRTNRSRERCIGRSRSRDRRRSRSRSRHKHKGSSRDREWARSKSKEIDRKKREQEKDKRKEKIKREEKGSKYPVPAEDRVRSRRESERKLTRSDSSLSKMSRQDSRQDGKKGSTKESNKRSTSSGRSSSESPVLYKDKKAKKSKRSRSHSVEKSQRSGKKASRKHKSKTRSRSSSPVRRKR